One stretch of Alcaligenes faecalis DNA includes these proteins:
- a CDS encoding ABC transporter ATP-binding protein, with translation MVEATARPIIQVRDLDNRFGDHVVHEHLDMDVYPGEIVGVVGGSGTGKSVLLRSILGLRPPTGGTVRIFDQEIGTLSPEARSRLERRLGVLFQQGALFSSLTVVENIAMPLIEHIGLSRSSAEHIAAMKMSLAGLPANAATKYPAELSGGMIKRAALARALALDPEILFLDEPTAGLDPVGAGDFDQLILTLRDALGLTVFLVTHDLDTLYTICDRVAVLAEKRVLVNDTLARVEQVDNDWIREYFHGPRGRAAEQAQNRRQEHS, from the coding sequence ATGGTAGAGGCCACCGCTCGTCCCATTATTCAAGTACGTGACCTGGACAATCGCTTTGGCGATCACGTTGTGCACGAGCATCTGGATATGGATGTGTATCCCGGTGAAATCGTGGGCGTAGTGGGTGGCTCCGGCACCGGCAAGTCCGTGCTGCTGCGCTCCATTCTGGGATTGCGCCCGCCTACTGGTGGCACTGTACGCATTTTTGATCAGGAAATTGGCACGCTGTCGCCCGAAGCCCGTTCGCGGCTGGAGCGTCGTTTAGGTGTGCTATTCCAGCAAGGGGCCTTGTTCTCCTCGCTGACGGTGGTGGAAAACATTGCCATGCCTCTGATCGAACACATTGGCCTGTCCCGTTCCTCTGCAGAACATATCGCCGCCATGAAAATGTCTCTGGCGGGTTTGCCGGCCAATGCGGCCACCAAATATCCGGCCGAGCTGTCCGGTGGCATGATCAAGCGTGCCGCCTTGGCACGTGCTCTGGCGCTGGACCCGGAAATCCTGTTTCTGGACGAACCTACTGCCGGTCTGGACCCGGTGGGCGCGGGTGATTTCGACCAGCTTATTTTGACCTTGCGCGATGCGCTGGGATTGACCGTGTTTCTGGTTACACACGATCTGGATACGCTCTACACCATTTGTGACCGAGTGGCCGTGCTGGCGGAAAAGCGCGTGCTGGTCAACGACACATTGGCGCGGGTAGAGCAAGTTGATAACGACTGGATCCGGGAGTACTTCCACGGTCCACGGGGACGGGCCGCCGAACAGGCCCAAAACCGTCGTCAGGAGCATAGTTAA